In Haemorhous mexicanus isolate bHaeMex1 chromosome 6, bHaeMex1.pri, whole genome shotgun sequence, a single window of DNA contains:
- the CLCF1 gene encoding cardiotrophin-like cytokine factor 1 isoform X2, translating to MLNVTGELSGDSWGIFTFLCAALCNLPALPALNCSEELGAGQSIQQTYDLTRYLEHQLRTLAGTYLNYLGPPFNEPDFNPPRLARAERVPSATVDLDLWRGLTDNARLAANYRAYSRLLCYLRVLDGQVGTAELRHRLAHFCASLQGLVLSIGGVMSSLGYPLPAGPAGPPAGPPGAPAAPNDFLKKMDDFWLLKELQTWLWRSAKDFNRLKKKVPPAVVTLRLEARGF from the exons ATGCTAAATGTAACCGGGGAGCTCTCAG GTGACTCTTGGGGGATCTTCACCTTCCTGTGCGCCGCGCTTTGCAACCTGCCGGCTCTGCCGGCGCTGAACTGCTCCGAGGAGCTGGGCGCCGGCCAGTCCATCCAGCAGACGTACGACCTGACCCGCTACCTGGAGCACCAGCTCCGCACCCTCGCCGGCACCTAC CTGAACTACCTTGGCCCCCCCTTCAATGAGCCCGACTTCAACCCGCCGCGGCTGGCACGCGCCGAGCGGGTGCCCAGCGCCACCGTGGACCTGGACCTGTGGCGGGGCCTGACGGACAACGCCCGCCTGGCCGCCAACTACCGGGCCTACAGCCGCCTGCTCTGCTACCTGCGTGTGCTGGACGGGCAGGTGGGCACGGCCGAGCTGCGCCACCGCCTCGCCCACTTCTGCGCCAGCCTCCAGGGGCTGGTGCTCAGCATTGGCGGCGTCATGTCCTCGCTGGGCTACCCActgcccgccggccccgccgggccccccGCCGGGCCCCCCGGTGCACCCGCCGCCCCCAATGACTTCCTGAAGAAGATGGATGATTTCtggctgctgaaggagctgcagaccTGGCTCTGGCGCTCGGCCAAGGACTTCAACCGCCTCAAGAAGAAGGTGCCGCCCGCTGTGGTCACCCTGCGGCTGGAGGCGAGGGGGTTCTGA
- the CLCF1 gene encoding cardiotrophin-like cytokine factor 1 isoform X1, producing MGAAVPGRCAGPLPARPGTPEHARSAPAPRPSRMELRAGDSWGIFTFLCAALCNLPALPALNCSEELGAGQSIQQTYDLTRYLEHQLRTLAGTYLNYLGPPFNEPDFNPPRLARAERVPSATVDLDLWRGLTDNARLAANYRAYSRLLCYLRVLDGQVGTAELRHRLAHFCASLQGLVLSIGGVMSSLGYPLPAGPAGPPAGPPGAPAAPNDFLKKMDDFWLLKELQTWLWRSAKDFNRLKKKVPPAVVTLRLEARGF from the exons ATGGGAGCCGCAGTCCCGGGCCGGTGTGCGGGACCGCTGCCTGCCCGCCCGGGGACCCCAGAGCACGCACGcagcgccccggccccgcgcccgtCCCGCATGGAGCTGAGAGCAG GTGACTCTTGGGGGATCTTCACCTTCCTGTGCGCCGCGCTTTGCAACCTGCCGGCTCTGCCGGCGCTGAACTGCTCCGAGGAGCTGGGCGCCGGCCAGTCCATCCAGCAGACGTACGACCTGACCCGCTACCTGGAGCACCAGCTCCGCACCCTCGCCGGCACCTAC CTGAACTACCTTGGCCCCCCCTTCAATGAGCCCGACTTCAACCCGCCGCGGCTGGCACGCGCCGAGCGGGTGCCCAGCGCCACCGTGGACCTGGACCTGTGGCGGGGCCTGACGGACAACGCCCGCCTGGCCGCCAACTACCGGGCCTACAGCCGCCTGCTCTGCTACCTGCGTGTGCTGGACGGGCAGGTGGGCACGGCCGAGCTGCGCCACCGCCTCGCCCACTTCTGCGCCAGCCTCCAGGGGCTGGTGCTCAGCATTGGCGGCGTCATGTCCTCGCTGGGCTACCCActgcccgccggccccgccgggccccccGCCGGGCCCCCCGGTGCACCCGCCGCCCCCAATGACTTCCTGAAGAAGATGGATGATTTCtggctgctgaaggagctgcagaccTGGCTCTGGCGCTCGGCCAAGGACTTCAACCGCCTCAAGAAGAAGGTGCCGCCCGCTGTGGTCACCCTGCGGCTGGAGGCGAGGGGGTTCTGA